One Antennarius striatus isolate MH-2024 chromosome 9, ASM4005453v1, whole genome shotgun sequence genomic window, TTTTGTTCTCTAAATTAATCAGTAAAtacaaaagacaacaacagagCAACCAAAGTTTTTGTTTACtctgatttttttgtaaaggaTTGTAAATCTGTTTCACTCACTTGCTCTACCCGCTTTGCCGGTTTTTAAGGATCAGAGCTCAACGCTGGCCATTCTGGTACTGTGACATAAATCCCTTCCAGAAACTGGGTTTATCAGACAACAGGGGGTATTATTTATTCCCTCAGTCCAGCACCATTTCAAGGCCCTTGATTTTGAGATCTATCATGTTTTGCCATATACAAACCCATTACTGCTTTCAatgatctctgctgctgtcatgaCATTCTGTCAGAACCTGTTCCTGAGGTTAAATATTGTCAACCAGAGTGACAGTGAGCTGCTGTCACCCTTAGTTAAATAACGTCAACATGTATGTATACACTACAATGGAATGATGAGCATTCACTACCCAAGGGGACTTGTCCTGCCAAACCTGGTCATGTTCCTCCTGTTGTAGCTTAAATTTGAACATTCAGGGTGAACAactttgatatacagtatatatttatatttatctgtAGAATTTCAAAAAAGAGAGTATTTTCTCAAATTGGGATATAAAAATGAATGGTGAGCTTCTAAATCCTGCATGGGTTTGTACAAATTGAAGCAGGAATAGGACTCTGTTGCATTTGTGTAACACACCTTTTTTTATGTACTTTTAATGTTAATACACCTGAATTTCCCCTCTCAGGAAAGTTATGTGACATATGAGGACAACCTGCGACTGGCAGGCGAGATCATTAGTGTCCTCGGAGCTTTGATCATCTTGTTGCTGGAGGTGAGTGTATGAAAatgcttcatcttcctccctgtAGAGCTTTTAATTAATATATGCTGCTGTAAATCCTGCTTCCAACAGATCCCTGATATATTGAGAGTGGGCGCAAAGCGCTACTTTGGACAGACAGCACTGGGAGGCCCCTTCCATGTTATTCTGTGAGTAGAATAAGAATATTTCTGTGCAATAAGATAAAGAAAACACATCTAAAATCTATCACAACCTTTGTGGTGTTTTCAACCAGCATCAGCTACGCCTGCTTGGTGGTGCTGTTGTGTGTATTCAGAGCCAGCGAGGTGCAGGGAGAAGCAGTGGTTATGGCCTTGTGTTTAGTTCTTGGCTGGAGCAACGTAATGTTCTTCGCCCGAGGTTTTGAAATGCTCGGCCCTTATGTCATCATGATACAAAAGGTAGGAGCTGGCTTAGTCTGCTGGGTTTAGATAATGTAGAGTATTCTGAGTCATGCACAAACAGTAGCTTCTCCTACAGACATACATCTGTCTCGAAATGTTTTTCTATCACATGTAtgtattgttcttttgttttttgaggtTCACCAATTTGTGTTTGCAGACTGCCTGACATGTTTCTCATTTCCATAGATTATATTTGGAGACCTGACAAAGTTTATGTGGCTGAGTTTCATTGTGCTCATTGGTTTTTCCACCTGTGAGTATATTCTGGGTGATCTGAGCAAACAAATATTGAACCGTCACCAgcttgtgaaatgaaatgacaagatGTTACtctcacatttttcttcatcagCCCTGTGGATGGTGTATATGACCCAAGAGCCGGAGTCCATTCCTTCATATCGCTCCTTCCCCATCACTCTTTTCTCTCAGTTCGAGCTCAGTGTGGGCCTCATAGATCTGCCCGTGGACCACACTATCGCTACTCCCCCGATCGTCCATGTGCTGCACTGTGCCTTCTCAGTGGTCTCTTACATCCTTCTGCTAAATCTACTAATAGCCATGATGAGTGACACACACTGGAGGGTGGCCCAGGAGAGAGATGAGCTCTGGAGGACTCAGGTACGCATATATGGACATGAAGACTCAAGTATACAAATAATTGTATACCTGTCATGGTTACTACTATAATGGTGTTGTACAGGTGGTAGCTACGACTTTGATGCTGGAGAGGAGGCTGCCCCGCTGCTTATGGCCTCGACTTGGTGTGTGTGGCCTCAACTATGGTCTGAGGGAGAACTGGTATCTCAGGTAACAAAGACTCTTGGATAAGAGGTTAAATATCTTCAGACCCCAAATGGAAGTTGAGTAACTTCAGATTCATCCTTCAGTGACACCACAGAGTAGTTTTCTAGGATGGAAAATATTCATTATTAAATGTGCATAATATAAGTGCTGAGCCCATCTACATTTCCCTTAGTAAGAATTTTTCTAAAGGTGTTACTGATATGAAATTTTCACCAGAAGTCGGTAACAACCCATACAACCCACACATGTGAAGAACTCGAACCTTAGATATCCATACATTAAGTTGTGTGTAATAAAATGGAATGAAACATGGAAAAAGTTCTGAACACATGAAGAAATGGAGATGCAAAAAAATACGGAAAGACAAGACACCTGCTGAAATCTAGCAGCAGTTAGAACGTAGTTCTGCCTCATGTTAGTGCAAAGTAATATCAGCTGGTTCACTTCCAACTGGCGGCCAATGAAAAGATGTCACTCAAGACACATTTCATGATGAGTAAAAGCAAAGAGCTCTCGTTACATCTTGAACACCACATTCCAAAATACGCAAACATGAGTGCACTGGTGACAGTGGTTACACGGTTATCTGAGATGAGTTCCCTTCAGGTGACTAGCAATGTAGAggttcaataaaaaataatgttaagaATCGTTTTTGTGAAATCCAGCTCTCTGTAGTTTGACCGCCATTCAGGTCCAAAACATCAGGAGGTCATGTTTTGGGAAATGCTAAAGGAGCATCCAAagttatccagtattatttgttatttaatgcctgagcagtggctTTATGCaatttaataaagtatctatctatctatctatctatctatctatctatctatctatctatctatctatctatctatctatctatctatctatctatctatctatctatctatctatctatctatctatctatctatctatctatctatctatctatctatctatctatctatctatctatctatctatctatctatctatctatctatctatctatcaaaggGAAATACTAAATTTCAGAAGGGCCCCTGAAAACTTTgtgttaatattatttatacTGAGAGTTATTTCAATTCATTTGATACtattttttctctgtcacttttaCAGGGTTGAGGACAGAAATGACCCCATGTTTCAAAAGATGCGACGCTACATCAAAGCTTTCTCCAAAGAGGACGAAAAAGAAGAGAATGTTGACACAATGAAAGAGTCAATCTCAGGAACCCCAAAGCTCAGACCCAAAAACAGAGGACTTTTTAACAACCGGAAGTCTCTGACAGGGTGGCAGATGATTCGCCACAGCGCTTTGGGTTTGGATATGGGTCAGGAGGAGCTGACGGATGACCAGGACATAAAATATGTCTAAGAAAGGCTTTGATCTAAGCCTGAAGTGAATTAAAATGACCCATCGTCTTGAAGTCCTGGACAGATCACGATGATGAGTCAGTGAAGAAGATGCATGATGGGGACTCAGCTTGCTTACTCTATGCCTGTAGTCAATGATGCAATTACTCCTGCAGTATTATGCTTTCgagtgtgttatttttttagCGATGTGAAAAATAGATATAGCAATAATATATGCTCTgctaacaaaaacaacatgaataTATGGACATACAACTTGTATTAAAAGCCGCATgaacatttttatataataaaatactgGCTTTAATTTGTCAGACAACAGTATAAAGAtttatacagtgtatatatatatagcatatgAGCATACCTGATATATTACAATACAAATTAACAAACAATGCTACAGAATGCTACATGGCTACATTTATTTTGGATTTAAAGCTATTACCTAGGACGATGGGTCATGTTTATGAGTTTCTACTGATTGGAGTCTGAAATGGTAGGAGATATATTATTGAGGCGTTGATGCTTGCTGATTATTGGTCTATTATAACGAAGGGCAGATTCTATCACAGAtgcagctgacagatgaagtATGTGTAGGCCTGGCAGGACTTTTTGATCCAGTTCTTCCCAGGTGAGTCTGTGCTGCTGAGCACCACACAATCCTTGTCTGACGCATCATCTGCCCAGTAACTGCAAACAGTTGAAAAGAATATTGACCATCAGTCATCATGAGCAAAATCAAAGCGTCTTAGGACAGCAGACTGAGcgtagaaatgtaaaaattcaatGACATGCTTTAAAGAAGTCACATTAGTGAGTCGTACAGATGATTCTTCAGTCTTGATTCCAAACAATGTCCCGTGACCAACAGCTTTACCTATGGAATGATCCAATCAGGTGTTTTGGAGCATTACATAACATTTCTCAAACACAAGGACTAAAATACTCATGTATCCTGCTCAGTTTTATATGCATTTGTGACATAGATGTCACTTATAGCTGAAGAATATCTAAGACTTTATTTATGGTGGTGATGTTGTGTTGGAATGCATTGAATTTTATTGCTAacagctattttttttatttaaattgtgtcaCATAACTATGATTATTCTGCTAAGATAAAcatatgaatttaatttatgtcATTTCCACCCAGAACACCTTCAGAAGAAAAGATGAAACTGtaatatttaaatcaaaccCACACTTGCTATTCCTTAAGAATCACCTTTGTTTAAGCAGAGCGTTGTCAGTCCAGGTCCATGTGTCTCCAATCCGTCTCAGACCGATCCAGTATTTTACTGCCCCATTATCACTCAGGAAATCCTATAAGACAGAGACCAAGAAGACATTTACCTGTACATAAAATATGATTGTAATTGTAATGTAATGACACGGTATATTGTAATGACTTTGTAATTCATACCATTTTATTCAGTGCATGAGAAACTTCAGGTCAATGAAGTCCCCTCAGACCCACCTGAACCGTTTTGCTGCTGATAACAGCCAGAGATGCTCCTTTGGAGCTGCAATTCCTGCGGCTCTCATCCCAGCTCAGTCTAAAGGTGGATAGCAGAAAGCACCATTGGTCTAACTTCAACCATCCCTCAGGACAATCCGTACACCTCCAATCTGGAAGCAAAGAGGGGTCAATCTATCAAATTCTTCATCAAGGAGGGTCTCTGTGTAAATCTGCAAAATATGACTAGAGTGCAAGAGTAAATGATGGagcagaacaaaataaaacaaacttcaaATGTCCTCCAACATTTACATTACTTTCCAAACTAGACCTAATGttatttaatatgtttttcCTTTACAGCTGTAGTTAAAGTTaatgtatttgtgtctgtgatTAATTACAGAAACATCAGAATCCTGgtttaaattaaacataaaacatgCTTCAATTCCCCTAAATAATTCAGCCTTCTCTGAGGCcaggaaaaatgaaagaaacatttaaaaaaaaataaaacagtgattGAGAGATCACCATTTGTTTTGAGCTTGTGTAAGTCTTTCTAGACTGAAATTGTCACCTGGATTCACTTACATTGGGGCACAGACGTGACAAAATTAGCCTGGCACTCTTCTAGGCTGCAAGTTCGAGGCAACTGTGATGTTGCTCCATCTTCCCCTTTCCCCGGGCAGACTGTAGATCCAGTCTGGGTTACTGATTACAAAACAGCGAGAGAAGCTGTAAGCGAGAAGAATAATGCCTGCAGGCTGCAGTAAAGATGGACGGAAGAAGAGCTGCCTACTGAAGGCAAGGTtagaacagaaatgtttttttatttctgcattgTGAAAATCCGCACTTGTTTGTAACAAATGCACAGTCACTGTCTGTTTCACATGGTTTTCTCAGATCCATGGCTGCAGGTACTCACATAGCACAGAGAGGATAATGATAGTTGCCAGCAGGAGCAGGCACAGTATTGTGAGGAATATACATGCAACACGGTACAGTCGTGTCTTTCCCTCAGTCTTTCTTTCTGAGGATTAAGACATAAGCAGAATGTTAGTAAGAAAACACAATCTACCATCAAGACTAAAAAATGCCTTGACCTACCTTTTTCTCCCTCCAGCTCAACCGATAACTTGGACTGAGGTGACAGGTTTTCACagatttcatcttttttatccCAAGCATAGCGGCGACAAAATTTAATGTACATGGAGAAAAGCACTTTAgtgatgatgattattttaGCTCGTCCTGCTCTGTCTGGCTGCAACAGCACTGCTAAGATATGTCCTCCCTTGCCTGGTCACCCTAGCAACGTGACATTTACTGTATTACTCAGGAGTACAGTGCTCGATCTGTTCCTCAGTTGTGTGGGTTGtgcttttggggggggggggctctgtggCTCTGtatttgtctctttttgtaAGAATGTGATATGAGACAGAGTTAGTACAGTATATCAAAAGAGATCAGATAGACACTGTTGTTATTTCTGATGAGTGTGATTCATATTGGAGACAGAATGTAAGTAAGATGCAGACTGATTCAAAACACTGAGATATGAGATTACAGTGAAGGACTTAGTGAAGAATTCAACCATGGAACACGTTGTTCTTTTTAACACTTGAATTTAAATATACATAAGCAATCTAGATAGCACCAGAATCAAATGTCCCCATGATTGTTTGACCCGAATAATGTGACTGATTGATCATGAAAATCTACCCCGGGACTTTGGAATGACATTAGCATCACTATGAATTTGActagaaaaacacaatttcaccACAGGTGTTTTATATGGTTACAGATCAATAACTTTTAACGATACATGGAAATTAAGTTACAACTCTTTTCAAATACGTATTCCAAATCAAATcagggtgtgtgcgtgtgcatgtgtgtgtgtgtgtgtgtgtgtgtgtgtgtgtgtgtgtgtgtgtgtgtgcgtgtgtgtgcgtacatgtgtgtatgtgcgcgtGTGAATTGAACATTTTATACCGTGTATCTATTCATGTTATGTCAACATCAAACCAAGTAGATCTTGTTAGTTATGTTTTGATTCCaagttcctgttttttttaatagcagTAATAGTAATACCGAACAATAGCAAAAATTGGACTGTTCTATTCAAATGCCCCAGTAAATGATGACCATGTAAAATATGATTTCCCTGAAATCGAAGTATCTTAATGgaataaagaaatgaagaaattacCAACTTCATTTAAGTACACTATATTAAAGAGTTAACTATACTAAAGAtccgtctatccatccatctctctctctaaatatatatatatatatatatatatatatatatatatatatatatatatatatatatatatatatatatatatatatatatatatatatataaataattttgaataacattgatcctgttcctgctgaaTGCTTTGGAGCTTGATACTTGTGTCATCATGTGAACTGTATCAACCTGTGCAGAGCTCCCTCTGTCCTTGACCACAGAGAACATTCCACACAGCTATATCAACAGATGATAACCACTTTCCAGTGGACAAGAAGAAATAACGCCTAGCTGCAGAGTTAGACATGACCTTTATGAAAGTATTGTACTGACTTCTGCTCAATACATATGCAGATTCACCCTCGTGTAACTTCATTACCAAAGTCAAAGATTTTATGTGATATTATTTCACAGATACAGTCAGACATGCTTTAAGACTTGCTGAATTGTCAACATTCTAGAAACATACTTTACATGAAACTGTACCTGCTTTTTTCTTATCTGTAGCATCTTGCAGAACTTCTGAATAGACATCCTCATTTGAACTTTGTAGCTTAGAATAGTGGCATTGTTGTGCTTCCTCTAAATCTAGACAAAAATACAGCGAGATATTTCAACAGACACAAGCATATGGAATAAACTTACAATTATTCAATAgaacaatatacagtagaatTAAATATCTTCTTTGAGCACAACCTGTGTGTGGATTattccttcatttatttatcttcaaacctgcttcttctgctattgcagaaaacacacaaacatgcactctcacacctatggacaattagGAAAGctcaatccacctgaagtgcatgtttttggaggtgggaagaagccgaagaacccggagagaacttGTTAAAAATTTGTCTAACAACATAATAGAAGGATGTTTTTACACccgtattattattgtttgttattaatattattattttatgtacCTTCAGCTTTGGCCTCTTCCATAAGTCCACTTGTCTCTGCATCTTGAATTTTTTCCTCCTGTGTAGCAATCGTCTGCATCTCCATGGCTCCTCTCCTGCGTAACTTTCGTTTTGACCTTAACTCTTTCAGAAATAGCTTTGGACATGCAAATGCGGTGGAGATCACAAAAAAGAATGTGTCCACTCTGAATATGTGCCTCCTCCGATCAAGACAAGTTACTTCCCCATTTATATTTCTCCTGTCTTTGTCCTCCCCAAACTACATGAATACAGCATACCTGTGTGAATCTCAGTATCTCAACATTCTGACTGTTGATAATACTTAAAATAGTTACAATTTTTCTgactttttcattaaaaaatataaaatcacagGTGTAGCAAATGAAATCACACTCACATACAGATTATTGTATCACAAGACTGAATCAGAAATGTTTAcactttcatctttattttccacAAAAGTTTATGAtgttaatttacaaaaaataatttttgttttaaataccaTACCAGACTGAGAAAGATAAGGGGCGAGCCCTCCGCAACATTTCCTTAACCTCCATTTGAAAAAGCATtcattctttctgtcttttcatcCTTCCTCTTTTACCAAGTAAAGGTATTTCGAAGTGCCCAAATGTTTTCACTAAACCAATAGACAAATAGACAAACGTAAACGTAGCAGACCCCTCAGCCTTGTACAAAGCCT contains:
- the si:dkey-26c10.5 gene encoding dromaiocalcin-1 isoform X2, with translation MYIKFCRRYAWDKKDEICENLSPQSKLSVELEGEKERKTEGKTRLYRVACIFLTILCLLLLATIIILSVLLTQTGSTVCPGKGEDGATSQLPRTCSLEECQANFVTSVPQYWRCTDCPEGWLKLDQWCFLLSTFRLSWDESRRNCSSKGASLAVISSKTVQDFLSDNGAVKYWIGLRRIGDTWTWTDNALLKQSYWADDASDKDCVVLSSTDSPGKNWIKKSCQAYTYFICQLHL
- the si:dkey-26c10.5 gene encoding early activation antigen CD69 isoform X1 produces the protein MQTIATQEEKIQDAETSGLMEEAKAEDLEEAQQCHYSKLQSSNEDVYSEVLQDATDKKKAERKTEGKTRLYRVACIFLTILCLLLLATIIILSVLLTQTGSTVCPGKGEDGATSQLPRTCSLEECQANFVTSVPQYWRCTDCPEGWLKLDQWCFLLSTFRLSWDESRRNCSSKGASLAVISSKTVQDFLSDNGAVKYWIGLRRIGDTWTWTDNALLKQSYWADDASDKDCVVLSSTDSPGKNWIKKSCQAYTYFICQLHL